The DNA window AAAACGGTCAGTATCCAAATATAGCTCGTGAAATGTTGTTTTGCGTGTGATCAATTGAGGACGTGTGataactcactttttcattTACAGATATTCTTCGATGATAGCATTAGGAACATTGCCAGTGGAAAAGCAGCAGGGCTTCACACAGTAATAGTAAGCTCGAAAATTTACCAAGAATCTAATTAACCAAACTTCCTAtctttatgagaaaatatagtcaatttctaataaaatacaaaatgcAGGTGGGGAGATCAACATTAGTACCAGGTGCAGATTATGCCTTAAACAGCATACACAATCTAAGAGAAGCAATACCTGAAATATGGGAAGATGAAGGGGAGCATTTGGAGCAAGTAATCCAGCCTTCTGCAGTAGAAACTGTTGTACTAGCATAGACTACTAAAGCTTTTGACGTTTTAAAGTCACTACTGAAAAGATGCTTCAAAAATAGTTGACAACTTTTATGTGTTATAGTCGGCTACCTTAAAAGTAAAATGTAATGTTACTCGTGATAAATAAAATTCCACAAAAGATGAATtggattatgatgagattaatcAGTGCAACGCCTAGCTTAATTCTACATTGATATGCCTCAATCATTAGCATATATTGCCAGAAGTATATAATGATTAATGCGCATATCCTACAAAAATCATATTCTTCCATGTTTAACACTATTTGCTTTTTCTCTTTCATTTACTCAGGAATAAAGCAAGATCGAAGTCACTAATGCATATAAGGAATACAAACAAGTATCAAGAACCAATCTAAATTTTGTTACTATGATGTGCTAACATATAATGCTAATACAGGTTCTTGGGTTGTACCAAAATCTCACTGCTGATATATAAATCTGTAATAATTTTGTTTTCACCTCATCGCATTCATTACTGTGAGGTTCCACCTGGAATGCTCTGAAGTAGAAATTTGGCATTGTGCAAAAGTGCATCAGTCTCCTCATTTGCAGCATCCAGCAAACGCAGTTCCTTGATCTCCTCTTGCCACTTTTCCATTTGCTCCTTGTGAATTCTGCCAAAGACTTAATTCAGAATACCAATCAAAATCTAGTTTTGGTCATTTAAAAAACCTAATTTACTTTAAATCCCTTACAAAACAACCCGTTCTTCAAATTCATTACTCAATTCCTTCAGCATCGACTTCCCCGAATCTAGCAACTCAGATACCTTCACAAAATCACAAGGGGAAACTTTTTCTAAAAAGCTCTTTAAGAAGTTGATACTTCCAAGCttgaaaaacataaaaaaaaaaaaaatttgaagcaAATAATTCTCTTGAAAAACTCATGCATACTCTCTTGTTTAACATGGAATTTTACCATTTGAGTAAAGTTATTGATCTTGTCAAGAATCTGAGCAATTTCCATCTCGATTTGCTCAGAATTCAAAGTTCTTGACTCATTTTCTTCTCCTGGAACCTGTTCAAGAGGTCCTCCTTCCACCATTGCCTCCGTATCCTCCATCTATGAACTTCCCCATATTAGTAATTAGGAAAATAGTAATTGATTTCTTCTTTTCCCCCCTTTTACCATCATAATATTTTGCCATCTTAATGATTGGGAAGAGCAAAAAAGTACAGATTACTCATACAGAAAGTTTCACCCGCTTTTCCATGACACCAGTACTTTGAAATGAAATTTGTTAAGACTGGAGGAAGAAAACAAATTCAGaggatattttcattttccAAGCAAGAAGTATGCACAAAAATTCACTAGTATTGGAATGCCCCAATCACTTCACCATTAATTCATATATTTGGTACTTCATGATTGTATGaaacaaaacttggataatgtATAATTCAATTTTAAGTACTTTCTCAGAAATAGCTACATGAAAAAAAAACAAGGACTGCGGTCAAAGAAGATAAAAAAATGCATGTAGAGTTCTATATAAAAATGGAATTTATACTGATTTTATATATGGTTAACAAACTTTGTGTAGCCATGACAGCCGAGGGTAGTAGGTAAATTTTCAAACAAGAGAACATAATTTCTTCAAGATTTGACAATGAAAACTAAAATTCTCTCCTAAATCAATCATCAAAGGAATCATAAAACTGGATAGCTAAATTTTAGCCACAATTGAAGTTAAAACTGTAAAATAGAACCCTAGGCTTTCCGTACCAACATAGAAAAGAAGCTGTACCCGACATTTACTATCAGACTCGCAAACATGGTAAGAAATCGAAAATGATTATCCTCATTTAGCAtattaaaagtaagaaaagagaatgagagataTAATGCTCAAATGCTAATTTCCGCGCATCATTTTTAACGTTTAACAAATTACAAGAAGATATAACACAATTCACAACAATGCGAACAGTGAAGAGGATTTCAGCAGCCATTGAATAGTTTTTACAACTGAGAACCTGTAAATAACAAAATTAAAGGACATATATATGAGCAAATCAATGGTAAAAATGCAACAAACTCATAAGCATCTGTTATCCAGCTAATTCCGATGCATTCCAGCAATAAAAAAAGttaacaaataaaatcaaattacaTCTATTCGCTATCTGTCTCTAGAATCCAGAAATTTCAAAgtccagaaaaaaaaaaaccggtgaaaaataaccaaaatccaGCTTCTATCTCCTCCTACGTTCATAAAACAAATTCTATTATAGTACATATTTCGAATCTGAATTTGGAATTAGAAAAAAACCCAACCAGAAATTACCAGATTCAAATCGGCAGCCAAGTTTTCGTGCGTCTATGTGACCGAGAGCGAATGCAGGGAGTAAATGGGAGTCTGTGAGGAATGACGAGTGTTGGACGGGGCTGCATTTTATAATGATGAAAGGAGGAGGAAGCATTGGCGCCAATTGTACCAAAGTCGAGTAAACGTGTTTacgattattattatttttttgaataattACGAGACAAATAACAATGTTTGGTTATTAGGATTTGAAATtagaattatttaaaaattattttttgtttgaaaaaataatttttaaataattctaATTTCAAATCCTAATAACCAAAcattgttattttgaaaaaaaaaaggatttagaaatttaaatatttagtaACATAACCTTATGATTTTCTTACATAAATCATGTTTAAACCATATTATTCACATtattaaaaaatcaaaaattttaaattaatcttatcatatatttacatatgaaaCTTAAACTAATATTTGTGGAgtaagtcttttgtgagacgattttatgaatctttatctgtgagacggatcaactttAACAatacacaaaataaaaaataaataaattcatcGGTGAATCAAAACCAAGAAAACACATAGTATTTTTTATTCTAGCAAATCGAATCATTATTAAATCTTGGTATGATGGTTATTCTCATGATAGTCAACAAAGACGAATCATCGCGTAGAAGTCCCAAGAAAAATTGGATATGATGTCAaagaagtaaaaaaataaaataaaataacatacCAATTGAGAGATTCTAAgctaattataatattatagtCAAAATTACATGGTGatttatgtatagatatacatATATCAAACTAATGTATAAATACGAAAAATAAATCcgtaaaatcgtttcaaatGCTTATTCAAAAAGGTGTTCTTCGAATATTACATTCTACATATAGAGATATACATATATgaagtataaaaaaaaaatctcattcAATGGAACTTTCAATGGTAGAGCTACTGCTAATCCATTTATCTGTAACAGCAACAGGTGACGTCAAATTCTTGTTCTTCAACAATATAACCTCGTCTGTCTCCGGAGAATGAAGCATCTTTCCATTCCCATTTTCCTCTTTCACCTTCTCAAACATCAACTCATCCCCATTGTGAATATCCTTCAAATAATCCAACACCTCGTCCATCGACGGCCTCATCTCCTTCTCCGGTTGCAGACACCGGAAAGCCAAATCGGCCACGGAAGTGGTCATTCTCGTGACCTCGGCATCAGTGCCGTACCCAAGAGATGAGTCGATTAGTTCCTCGAAATCACATTTCTGAATCTTGTTTAAAGCGAAGCTAGCCAAGTTTATTTCATGTCTATGTCTGTTTATGTCCACTGCAGGCATGGATGATATGAGCTCGACTAGCACGACCCCGAAACTATACACATCGCTTTTACCTGTGAGTTGGTAACATTGATGGTATTCGGGATCGACGTACCCTGGGGTCCCCTGAGGAGCGGTGGAGACGTGAGTTGCATCGATTGGGAAGAGTCTTGACAGCCCAAAATCCGCAACTTTGACGCAGAAGTTTCCGTCGAGTAATATGTTGTTCGTCTTCACGTCGCGGTGGATTATGTCTGATTTGTGTAGGTAAGTTAGCGCAGTTGCTGTTTCTATGGCTATGTTCATGCGAATGGACCAAGTTAGTGGGGATTCGTCAGCTCTTTTGCCATGGAGATGATCGGCTACGGTTCCATTTTCAACGTACTCATAAACGAGTAATAATTCTCGGCTTCTTCTGGAGGTGCAGCCGTACAGAGAAACGAGATTTGGATGCTTCAAACATGTAAGAATTTTGATCTCGTTCATGAATTGTTCGACCCTTCTGTAGTTATGCTCGTAGAGTCGTTTTATAGCGACTTCTCTTCCATCTCTGAGTTTCCCTAGTCATTAGTTATAAACAGATTAGTGAAACTATACTTAGAAACTGTAGAAGTGGACTTATCTCACATACTGAGAagaaaggagaaacttttttaGTACCATAATATACGGTTCCAAAGCCTCCATCACCGAGTTCTCGGGCGGAGTCGAAGTTATTTGTGGCCTCCACAAGTTCTGTGTAGGAAAATACAGGGATTCCGAAGTATAAGCTTCCGCCTTCAATATCTAATTTGGAGGAGGGATCCGAGGATACGCTTCTCCATAGGCGGTAGGCATTTGTGACTCGTTTCTTGTTTCGCCAGATTAAAAAGGCCAACAAGCACATGAAAAATGCAGCTCCCGGTATAGCTAATACCACAAATCAGACTCATTAACGTTTGGAAACCAGAATACTAAGATGGAAACACGGTAATCAGACTGACAATACCTGCGGCTATTATTATTTTCATCTTCTTTTTGTTTCCTGCAACCAAATCTAAGGTAAGAAAAATTATTGATTGCATATCACAAACAAACCAGTGGGGTTTACTCAAGAAGAAGCAAAAATAAACAACAGCATTGAATTTTTCGCCAAGAAAACAACTCCATATGTTAGCATAAAATTTGGTTCCTTTTGCAAGTAACGAACAACATATATATGACACTGACCTTTAGTTTGTTCAACATGCCACTCAAGATCAAATTCATAAGCAAGCAGTTTGAACAAGTCATCACTCCAATTCAAAGAACGATTCCACATAGGCATTTGAATAGAACGACATCCAAAAGGGAGATCAGCCCCACTAGCAGGATTTCCATCCTCTGGGTTtctataatatacatcaaagcCTACACATTGCGAGTGATTTTTGTAATCTTTGAAATGCTCTTCCACACTCCTATCATGGAAAGCCTTGTCACATGTGAAGAGGGTGACGTTTGGGGATATTACGAATGAAATATTGGGAGAAATATAGAGAGGAAAACTgttgaaagaaaaacaactaTTGCGATCCAAATTATACCGAAGGGATTCGTCTCgaacaaaatatttatatgcGGAAATATTATCCAAAACATCGTAGGACGGCCCTTTATCCCCAATCTTAAATCTTGGTACCGAAGAATTACAATCAACCACGATTAACCCACAGTCGGGGCGTTCGAGCTCGGTGAGGGGATACTCCAGGAGCCCAAGTTCTGAACAAGGGAAGGATTTGGGGCACTTGTTGGCATCGCAAAAGTTGAGAAGCAGAGCATGGAATACGAAGAAGAACAGGAATAAATTGGGAAAGGCCATGCAGAGAAGGGAAAATGGAAAATGGAGGCAAGATTTTTGTATTCCGGTGGTCTTACTTTTGTAACACAGCTGTTGTTTGTGCTACAAACGCCGTAGTTGACTTGACCAAagcaaataaaattaatttagaaATAATGTAATCTGAAACAAAACtttaaatgatatatattttttaattattgtttttttttatttatttgcttTAATTAGTttgaaatggtcagattgaggTTAGGAACACTCAAGTTTCGCTGTCATTATCAACTTGACTTGCGGGTCGTTTACATAATTGACCATTGACTGTGACATGAGTTAAAAAATACTACAAATTTAGATGATCATCAAAGAAAATGCATTATAAATTCTCatataaatcaatttttttttatatctggaatataaaaaatttgattatattgaattattattatttttcgtgtcaaatattatgtttaaactTTATCATGAGATGAATTACGAtcagaaaaaaaagaaaatcaaagaCTTGAATAAGAttaggaaaaaaaagaaaaaaaacgaaAAGTTGGGATGCTTTGAAAAAGGTTGGTGATATCaagtaacttttaattttcccATTTAGTTTGTAAAAATGATTGAGGATTATAAGAAATTTAAGAGATATTGATAATATCgcaaagagtaggtctcttgtgttACAATCTCActaatctttatctatgagacgagtcaaacctatcgatattcacaataaaaagtaatattttttcatggataacccaaataagatatccgtctcacaaaatacgatccgtgagaccgtctcacacaagtttttgcctacaaCAAAAACTCTTACGATATAATCTCAGGTGCCAATTTTTTGACACGGATATCTAATCTGGTGtgattcataaaaaataattataaatacaaaCCGATTCAgcctgtctcacaagagacttattcaataattattagataattatgttactccattgaaatatttattcataaAAGTAAGATCGTCTCAATagttaattttgtgagactTATATATTACCCGACCACCCatgaaaatattactttttatattataaatattacttttcaaattaaatataGACTCAATCGATACATCTCACATACATGCAATAATCTGACTGTCtcgaaatattaaaatatattgtctttaaaaaaaaagtttaaagTGTCCATTCATATTATGCATTCAACCATTAAATTAGCTTTTTCCATTGACGATGACAGCACAACTCCGGCCCACCCCCTCTCCGTCCAACAAGTTAAACGAAATTTTCACGTAAAAGCGAAGAAATTCCTTATGCTAATTGACTGGTGAtcatgaaataataataataataataataataataataataataatatatatatatatatatatatatatatattacaaataATAATCATGTTATATTTCAAGAGTTACGAATAAATGTACTGGAAAAGTAGCAATTTTCTCCCTTGGCCTAAATATTATTTTGGACTTCTAATCAATTATTAGTATAAAGCAATCAGTTTTAGGGTAAAAGAAAGTTTTTTAAGTTTTTTCCTAAATGTTATTATTACGCATAACATGTCAGCAATGTCTTACGTCATCACATCGTTGCATTAACAAcatcgaatatatatatatatatatatatctgtgtgTGTGCACGCGCATGATTAATAAGCATTTTGATGATATACATAAacgattaaattatttaatgcaACCTATTGATGTTATACACAACGGATCAAGTGGAGATAAAAGAGAATTCAAGAACTAACCCACAGGAGTCTTTGATAGAGATTAGAGGAGAGCAACCAGTCAGGTCCGATATTATTAAACAATTGAAAATTTAGATTTACTTGACCTTAAAATATTGGTCTTCTTTTTTacaaatgtttttaaaaatacttCTACGTGAGACAAAGTAAGATATTAAAATCTGTTTGgacaaatattttataaacGTTTAAGCGTtttataaaaggaaaaaaaaagtatGTGATTGAACAagatttttaaattgtttatgaaaaatatttttttaaaatgcttcttttattataattttaaacaataattgaaagatatattctgatatatttaaagtaaaaaaaaacataggtcaaattattataaatcaaaaataagaaacaaaattacaaaaaaaaaaattaatgaaaaactTATTACAGAAACCCGATCTATTAACAAGAAGTAGATCTACACGGAGAGAATTATTAGTGTGTCATGAGAAATTAGTACAAAATGCCGTGTATACACTTCTTGATAATAGAATCCGGGGCAACAATGAAACTTATAGTAAAAGAAAAATTCATGGACTTTAAAAATCGCGAAGGTTCAAGTCTTTCTATACCcccaaaaatcatataattgACTCGAAAATATTTATCTCATCATTGACTCACCACTTATTTAAAATAGATAAATAGTTATTAATCATTTttaactataattttttttataaaatagttTCCAAACCCATGTTTATTCCTAAAACaacttttaaaacatttttaaaattttggtgaaaaacacttttataaaaatattttataactaTTTGTCCAAACGGAGGACCcttagtattattattttttcaagtTTCATTAAAACAAGGGGACTTgcatatgtttatttttattattctttttttttttgtcctaAAAAATAATGATTCATTGCATGAAATATTAAGGTGTACAGATGAAAATAATCTCTACTGATTGACAAAATTTTGTGTGAGaaggtctcacatgtcgtattttgtgagacaaatatcttatttggatcatctatgaaaaaatattactttttatgctaagagtattactttttattgtaaatatctataggattgacccatctcatagataaagattttttagaccgtctcacaagagaactaCTCATGTTGATTTATCCAATGATGTTGTAAGATAGTACAAATGGGCCTTGGCTATGGTGCATGCACCAGGAGAACTACTCAGgcccaattttattttattttttaattgacCCATGCTTTGTGCATAGACCCTAATGGATTCCGCAGCATGTAATCCCAATTGATTGAAGATTGGTGGTGTAGAAAAAACCACATATTTGGATCGGTTCATCTAAAATCTATGAGTGTAAAATTAAATTTCATTGTTGAATAACCttaacaaataaaatcaaatctaTATCTTAGTTATctacaatatatttatatatatcaaaatggaTTTCAAATAACTCTAATAttctaaaaatttgaaatatattgtGTTAAGATTGAGGGGGTAAtcattgagctacaatagctcggttcttgaaatattaaacaccgattaattaaatcgagttgatgttcaaaccaagcggaaaacactcgaaataatccttcgtagaaaccgattaaatattttgtaaaccatttaaaatatatgtaagttgaatgagtaaaaatattttgagttgaagcattttatcaaacaattggtatgcaatattttggtatttgaagaacacataaaatgcttcaacaatgcatctataaaaacaatggaaatgataagtaaatgcaataaacaaatagacacgaatttgtttatggatgttcggagacttcaaatgctcctacgtcaccttttcttccccttgggaaagATTCACTAGAAAACTTTAATTTATACAACTCTGTGTAAAAACACATTCAGCTAGAACTTatccactgcctaaactgaactcctagcactcaagattgtaggcatcacctcacaatcagcataatgtttaacgtctcttatgccaagactacatacacaagtttaatgtctttgtgcaagtcTCACTCAACTAATTTTTTCAGCTCAAACTCTCtgtatatatgtgagtgattgtatgtgaagaatttatcatttacagtgtacatctcaaatgtatcctcacacaagggcttgtgctctcaactagctgatttcttcatgctaactgcccatgctttgaatcctttTCCAaaactcttgtttgatcttcaatatgttgtatttataagctccaacactgatatataagttaaacacaagaatatgaccgtttggaaattttctgtactgtttctgaaattgcaacggttaaattcgtcttgctggacattttcccgactggtcaactctggtcaactcaactggtcattcagttcaacttgtcagcagctggttcagttcagttcagttggtcagctgctggttcgggtcagttcagctggttcagttggtctggttcggttcagtttcagctggtctgattcagttcaactggctcggttcagttggtcagcaactggttcagttcaactggtcagcagctggttcagttcagttggtctggttcaactgatcttcagctggttcagttggttcagtttcagctggtgtgctgaaatcagcctagctgatttcagtttgtgcagaaccagtaaattcatcgtcatttatcagcattttaagcttcgattcagactttgacttctgaagataatttgtagatcatcgtcttatctttccaacgtaTACTGAATCGCTCCATTttgataaccgagctgagagatatgaccaaaataccgcaactgctcaaacccaactgattgttgttttcgtgtgatcagttcggtaattgagcgatcagttagaccatgataacatccgctTTTGCCCagctgacgtgaaatacgacttgttttaaattgagttttctaatcagtccagttggcagattgtcatttggataatccagttgagagataccatcaaaataccgaagctcgccagaaattcagtttgtgcagaattcagtttcagcttgtgtaaggaccgtgtatcgtgttatcgtaaatcctgtgtgattatcgataattcatgaaattgatatgtgattatgtatttgatgtatattatgacaaggaaattgagaaaatgaatattgaatattaattgacgttgtaagagctcgattggagaggtcggacgccaatttagtacaaacataaataattgCACAGAAcgagtggcgcccgggcggtagaaaatgaccgcccgagcgcggagcAAGTGGCatttggacagaacatgccgcgcccgagcggtaatttttgaccgcccgagcgcggtggtgcatttgaaactcgggggcagaacctctcgcgctcgggcgcgagaattctaccgcccgagcgcgagagcggtggGAAGATAAGAACAATTTTTGCCGTTCGTTTTCTTCCTTTCATTTCAGAGGCTTCGAGAGAATACGAGGGAATTCgaatttctttcgtccgaatcgacttcgaaacgctgtctaaacgcgaaacaaattatatatttgtgatcttcgcgtcgagggcttctgactgaggtaattttcttctagttccagcagctctaaatatcaaagtgctggaatagcatgtatttgaagttgaatttctgatatgtagtagaataaccgacaagaaacttgtattcgaagtcggaattgaattatgatatgaatttgatttgatatgaatttttgaagtttcaaatgatatttgaaactcatattaatgattttggagtatgttattgattggaatgagtatgttattgatgtagataaagtgtaatatcaatatcttcaggctacatcaactggaaacgaagaattgaggtatgttgcgaccgggtaacatacgacaagtATCTGtgttatatgatatatgtcggattgatttaattgattggaatgagattatgtgtctatatgccttatttgttgattgatatggcatacatgacattgagattgagatatcgatgtataaaataaatgttttgtgttaacacacatcattttatgcatacatcgatacatgacatacacgttgagctatgatccttggataccctgatatgatttgattggcttccggggtttgtgaacacaatcgctatgccggtattatatgacccgtaaagcatagacaattgtggccccatatgattggatatgagatttgggacttgatggcgctttgccgacgctatcatacgagtatcccatattggccggtgtgccagctcgagcattgatttgatagcgattcgattgattctgacatgtgctcagtggatgggcatttgacccgatatctccacgacatacatgcattgcataccatatatcattgcttaaatatctgtggtatatatgtttggttgttccatacggagctttgctcacccccaaggggggttgttgttgtctttgtgtgtggacaatggcaggtactccaggatatcaggagaccggagagggtacttctggagggagccacagcttgggctgaggttttatgttttgtcttgttcccagtatatatgtatatgtatctatataccggggcatgtcccgagaatgtgagttgtttgtatatgatagattttgatttcgtgtgggcatgtttatgacgtgagattaaatactatttttagtattcaaataaaatgatttgggctcattgtaaagaaaatttaaactcgttttccgctgtaattaattaaccctaatcagattgcattgtaataacgattaggagctaagggccccacagcttgcttcttgtgtttgcaacttcacacttgagtaaatatgttagaaacacaata is part of the Primulina tabacum isolate GXHZ01 chromosome 18, ASM2559414v2, whole genome shotgun sequence genome and encodes:
- the LOC142533516 gene encoding uncharacterized protein LOC142533516 isoform X2: MEDTEAMVEGGPLEQVPGEENESRTLNSEQIEMEIAQILDKINNFTQMVSELLDSGKSMLKELSNEFEERVVFLWQNSQGANGKVARGDQGTAFAGCCK
- the LOC142533516 gene encoding uncharacterized protein LOC142533516 isoform X1; its protein translation is MEDTEAMVEGGPLEQVPGEENESRTLNSEQIEMEIAQILDKINNFTQMVSELLDSGKSMLKELSNEFEERVVLIHKEQMEKWQEEIKELRLLDAANEETDALLHNAKFLLQSIPGGTSQ